Proteins from a genomic interval of Undibacterium parvum:
- the phaC gene encoding class I poly(R)-hydroxyalkanoic acid synthase gives MKTYDPQAMYSEWTSQLSNQNNWQEWMMPAKAFLEMPMRTMLKDLGAELDTATLSKLQSDYLQEFGGLWQNFLSSSPPVFDDKRFSSSEWHSQSTHSYTVSSYLLNARFLMSMADAVDAPEKVRQKIRFAVQQMIDAMSPANFLVSNPEAQLKLIESKGESLVKGISLMLADMQKGRISQTDESAFQIGKNVATTAGTVVFENKLFQIIQYSPLTTSVHQRPLLMVPPCINKFYILDLQPENSVVRYAIEQGHTVFLVSWANPDESMSDVTWSDYIEDGAIKAIHVVQKISKQEKINAFGFCVGGTIISTALAILGSRGENPISSLTLLTTLLDFSDTGILDVFIDEEQVAKRESSIGAGGLLPGRELASTFSSLRANDLVWNYVQKNYLKGEAPPPFDLLYWNADSTNLPGPMFCWYLRNAYLEDSLKIPNKLRVAGELLDLGKIDAPVFIYGSREDHIVPWQAAFASTFLLNPKRKNRNRFILGASGHIAGVVNPPAKKKRSYWMNAEICTESEKWMAGATEYAGSWWPEWASFLAEHAGKLIKAPTKAGSASYPPIEAAPGRYVAVRAE, from the coding sequence ATGAAGACTTATGATCCTCAAGCTATGTACTCCGAATGGACGTCACAGCTTTCAAATCAGAATAATTGGCAAGAATGGATGATGCCAGCTAAGGCATTTCTCGAAATGCCTATGCGTACTATGCTAAAGGACTTAGGTGCAGAATTGGATACTGCCACCCTGAGTAAATTGCAGAGTGATTATTTACAAGAGTTTGGTGGTTTGTGGCAAAATTTTCTTAGTTCTAGCCCTCCCGTGTTTGATGATAAACGCTTTTCTTCATCGGAGTGGCATAGCCAGTCTACGCATTCGTATACGGTTTCTTCCTATTTGCTGAATGCGCGTTTTCTGATGTCCATGGCAGATGCGGTCGATGCACCTGAGAAAGTAAGACAAAAAATCCGTTTTGCTGTTCAGCAAATGATAGACGCCATGTCTCCAGCGAATTTTTTGGTGAGTAACCCGGAAGCCCAGCTTAAGCTGATTGAAAGTAAAGGCGAGAGCTTAGTTAAGGGGATTTCCCTGATGCTTGCAGATATGCAAAAAGGGCGCATATCGCAAACTGATGAAAGCGCTTTTCAAATCGGCAAGAACGTTGCGACAACAGCCGGTACCGTGGTTTTTGAGAATAAGTTATTTCAAATCATTCAGTATTCGCCACTGACGACCAGCGTGCATCAGCGCCCGCTGTTAATGGTTCCCCCCTGCATAAATAAATTCTATATTCTTGACTTGCAACCGGAAAATTCAGTAGTGCGTTATGCCATTGAGCAAGGACATACGGTGTTTTTGGTTTCTTGGGCCAATCCTGATGAATCTATGTCTGATGTGACATGGAGCGACTATATCGAAGACGGTGCAATTAAGGCTATTCACGTCGTTCAAAAGATCTCTAAGCAAGAAAAAATCAATGCCTTCGGTTTTTGCGTCGGTGGTACGATTATCTCTACCGCCTTAGCAATTTTGGGCTCACGTGGCGAAAATCCGATCAGCAGTCTCACTTTATTGACCACACTATTGGATTTTTCTGATACGGGCATATTGGATGTCTTTATTGACGAGGAGCAGGTTGCAAAACGGGAAAGCAGCATAGGCGCTGGTGGCTTACTTCCTGGGCGCGAGCTTGCGAGTACTTTCTCTAGTTTGCGTGCGAATGATTTGGTTTGGAATTACGTACAGAAAAATTATTTAAAGGGCGAGGCACCGCCACCGTTTGATTTGCTGTATTGGAATGCCGATAGCACGAATCTTCCCGGGCCTATGTTTTGCTGGTATTTGCGCAATGCTTATCTGGAGGATAGTCTTAAAATTCCAAATAAACTCAGGGTTGCTGGTGAGCTGTTGGACCTGGGTAAAATCGATGCACCGGTTTTTATTTATGGATCTAGAGAGGATCATATTGTTCCTTGGCAAGCGGCTTTTGCGTCCACTTTCTTGCTTAATCCTAAGCGAAAAAATCGCAATCGCTTTATTCTTGGAGCTTCTGGCCATATTGCCGGTGTAGTAAATCCGCCGGCCAAGAAAAAAAGAAGTTATTGGATGAATGCGGAAATCTGTACTGAATCAGAAAAATGGATGGCTGGAGCGACCGAATATGCTGGTAGTTGGTGGCCAGAATGGGCAAGTTTTTTGGCGGAACATGCTGGTAAGTTGATTAAAGCGCCTACAAAAGCGGGGAGCGCAAGTTATCCGCCTATCGAGGCTGCACCAGGACGGTATGTCGCGGTAAGAGCAGAGTAG
- the pgeF gene encoding peptidoglycan editing factor PgeF gives MTVKRIRRVSQADFSVIGPDCGWFPKNVHAFTTTRKGGVSVFPYDDGKGGGGLNLGEHVGDDLNAVRRNKDALNQCLPSNITLLSQKHGIVACDAAIALEGCEADASFTSQSSIVCAILTADCLPVLFSDTRGAVVAAAHAGWRGLAAGVLQNTVKKMREAGAEEIVAWLGPAIGPTRFEVGQDVFDAFSRLHVRAGDYFLAQQVTGRSGGKYLANIYGLAKCILSTVDVNSVAGGEHCTVSESDNFYSYRRDGVTGRMASVIWMDGP, from the coding sequence ATGACCGTAAAGCGGATCAGGCGTGTCTCGCAAGCAGATTTTTCTGTGATTGGTCCTGATTGCGGCTGGTTTCCTAAAAACGTGCACGCATTCACCACAACTCGAAAAGGCGGTGTCAGTGTATTTCCTTACGATGATGGCAAGGGCGGTGGTGGTTTAAATTTGGGGGAGCATGTGGGTGACGATCTGAATGCGGTGCGTCGCAATAAAGATGCGCTTAATCAATGTTTACCCTCAAATATCACGTTATTGTCACAAAAGCATGGTATTGTTGCATGTGATGCTGCTATTGCCTTGGAGGGCTGTGAGGCGGACGCAAGTTTCACTTCTCAAAGTTCAATTGTGTGTGCCATTTTGACTGCAGATTGTCTGCCCGTCTTGTTTAGTGATACACGAGGAGCTGTTGTTGCAGCGGCACATGCTGGTTGGCGTGGTTTGGCGGCTGGAGTGTTGCAAAACACGGTAAAGAAAATGCGCGAAGCGGGCGCAGAAGAGATTGTTGCCTGGTTAGGTCCCGCGATCGGCCCCACTCGGTTTGAGGTTGGGCAAGATGTGTTTGATGCTTTTTCTCGCTTGCATGTGCGCGCTGGGGACTATTTTCTTGCTCAGCAGGTGACTGGACGAAGTGGTGGTAAATATTTGGCAAATATTTACGGGTTAGCAAAATGTATATTGTCAACGGTAGATGTAAATAGTGTTGCTGGTGGTGAACATTGCACAGTAAGCGAGTCAGATAATTTTTATTCGTATCGTCGAGATGGCGTAACAGGGCGGATGGCCAGTGTGATTTGGATGGATGGGCCTTAA
- a CDS encoding RluA family pseudouridine synthase — MANNVIPTEAIILSNSTFDDTNNGQEEVDDVFPQAEAIELKMRSEVCGERLDKVLSKLVPQYSRSRIQQWIEAGFVTVDGQTARIKLTLLGDELIVIHPQPAPDERAYVAEELTLNIVYEDDSILVINKPAGLVVHPGAGNWSGTLLNGLLFHRPHLANVPRAGIVHRLDKDTSGLMVVAKTLIAQTELVRQLHARTVKREYAALVWGTPNQSGTVDAAMARHNRDRLKMAVSESLIAKPAITHYQRIASGLLERYPVSLIACQLETGRTHQIRVHMQSLSFPLVGDTLYGKQHLAQFFHRQALQARRLGLIHPETGEHIQWEVPLADDFLELLQQAGITLP; from the coding sequence ATGGCAAATAATGTGATACCAACTGAAGCAATCATTTTGTCAAACTCTACGTTTGATGACACTAATAATGGACAAGAAGAAGTCGATGATGTATTTCCTCAAGCTGAGGCAATCGAATTAAAAATGCGCTCTGAAGTATGCGGCGAACGCTTGGACAAGGTGTTATCTAAACTAGTTCCGCAATATTCAAGAAGTCGCATTCAACAATGGATAGAAGCTGGTTTTGTTACTGTTGATGGGCAGACTGCTCGTATTAAATTAACTTTGTTGGGAGATGAATTGATCGTTATTCATCCTCAGCCAGCACCAGACGAACGTGCTTATGTTGCTGAAGAGTTAACTTTGAATATTGTCTATGAAGACGATTCTATCCTGGTGATCAATAAGCCGGCTGGACTAGTGGTACATCCGGGAGCGGGCAATTGGTCAGGGACTTTATTAAATGGCTTGCTGTTTCATCGTCCTCATTTAGCGAACGTGCCTCGCGCTGGAATTGTGCATCGTTTGGATAAAGATACCTCTGGACTAATGGTGGTCGCGAAGACGCTTATCGCGCAAACGGAGTTGGTGCGTCAATTACATGCCCGCACGGTTAAGCGTGAATATGCGGCACTAGTGTGGGGTACTCCGAATCAATCGGGTACGGTAGATGCCGCGATGGCGCGACATAATCGGGATCGATTAAAAATGGCGGTTTCCGAAAGTCTCATTGCAAAGCCAGCTATCACTCACTATCAACGTATAGCATCTGGACTGTTGGAACGATACCCTGTGAGTTTGATTGCCTGTCAGTTGGAGACTGGACGAACCCATCAAATTCGGGTTCACATGCAATCTCTGAGTTTTCCATTGGTTGGCGATACTCTCTACGGCAAGCAACACCTTGCGCAATTTTTTCATCGCCAAGCCTTGCAGGCCCGACGTTTAGGTTTAATTCATCCTGAAACGGGTGAGCACATACAGTGGGAAGTGCCTCTTGCTGACGACTTTCTAGAGTTATTGCAGCAAGCGGGGATAACGCTGCCATGA